The nucleotide sequence GAAAAGCGGTCTTTGAAGACAACATACACGGCCAGAATCGCAATGAGCTGAAAAAACAGACACACGATCGAGCCTTCGAATCCGAAAGCCCCGCCGTTCCAGATCGTAGGGGCACTGTATTCGGTCAAAAAAAGGTTGTAAAAATTATTTCCACTCACATTGAATCCGAAGATAGGTCCCTGAAAAAAATTCCAGCTAAAATGCAGGGCGATGGGAAACCAGAGGTTTTTGGTAAAAATGTAGGAAAGCCCGAGCAAGATACCCGCCAGAAAAAGATTGATCCCACCCAGCAGTGTAAAGTTGGCATTGAACCCGTGCATCAGACTAAACAGTAGCGCGGAAATAGCCAGCGCCACGTACTTGTCAAAACTGAGCAGTAGATTATTGAGGACGTACCCCCGCATGAGCAGTTCTTCGGTGAAAGCTACAACAATATAAAATCCCAGGCAAAGCAGAAGATCGGCAAAACTGTACTGGAAGGTAATAAAATCCAACTGATCGGTTAGGGTCAGGGCCATAAACCCCAAAAACATTACTTCAAAGCCAACAATGATCCCGATGAGCAGGTCCTTACCCAGGAACGTGGTCTGAAAACCCAGGCTGAGAAACGATTCGCGGTCGACGTACCTTCGAAAAAGCCCGATCAGAAGGGCATTGCCCAGTAAGCTAAAAAAGACAATGATAAAAGCCTGTTCAAGATTTTGGGCGGGAGCGTCGGCAGTTGTCAGGTCGTACCCCGCTACCCAGGCACCCAATGCCTGGAAGGCCCCTACGATCACCAGGTAGGGCAGGATCATTTTCAGTACATTACCTACGCCTCTGCTCCCGTAGTAGATTTTCCGCTCCATACATCCGCTAGCCTTCCAGGGTGATTTTGGATCGATGGCACACGCCCCCGATCGGAGGATTGAACTTGGATACCGCCACGTGGACCTTTTCTACATCGGGGTACTTCTCCCGAATCTTTTCGATCAGCCGGTAGGCGATATGTTCCAGCAGCCGCGAACGTTCGGCCATCACCGCCACTGCGATGCCGTAGAGCTCTTCATAATTGACGGTACCACGCAGACGATCGTTCTGAGCGGCTTTTTCAAAATCGGTATGAATGGTGATATCCAGCGCATACTTGTTGCCGACTTTCTGTTCCTCGTCGTAGAAGCCATGGTAGGCAAAAAACTCCAGCCCTTCGAGTGAGATAGTTCCCAAGATATAAAATTGAAAAGTACGGCCGAAGCTTTGGTAAAATCA is from Salmonirosea aquatica and encodes:
- the folB gene encoding dihydroneopterin aldolase translates to MGTISLEGLEFFAYHGFYDEEQKVGNKYALDITIHTDFEKAAQNDRLRGTVNYEELYGIAVAVMAERSRLLEHIAYRLIEKIREKYPDVEKVHVAVSKFNPPIGGVCHRSKITLEG
- a CDS encoding CPBP family intramembrane glutamic endopeptidase, with protein sequence MERKIYYGSRGVGNVLKMILPYLVIVGAFQALGAWVAGYDLTTADAPAQNLEQAFIIVFFSLLGNALLIGLFRRYVDRESFLSLGFQTTFLGKDLLIGIIVGFEVMFLGFMALTLTDQLDFITFQYSFADLLLCLGFYIVVAFTEELLMRGYVLNNLLLSFDKYVALAISALLFSLMHGFNANFTLLGGINLFLAGILLGLSYIFTKNLWFPIALHFSWNFFQGPIFGFNVSGNNFYNLFLTEYSAPTIWNGGAFGFEGSIVCLFFQLIAILAVYVVFKDRFSPERERTLALEEQSTPYYYDESTDL